The following is a genomic window from Atribacterota bacterium.
TTTTCTTGACTTTCCAGAGATTGATAAGGGGAAAATACCAGATGATGTTCTCTTCATACTAAAGAGATTAGAAGAGGCAGGTTTTTTATCATTTCTGGTAGGAGGATGCGTTAGAGACCTTCTATACCATAAAACTGGGAAGGATTGGGATATTGTTACCTATGCCAAACCAGAACAGGTTCAGAAGGTATTTTATGACTATAAAACGTTGTTCATAGGAAGAAGTTTTCAAACCGTAACACTTGTCATTAATTCTCAAATTTATCATATTTCTACAATTCGCCAAGAGGAAAAGCAAAAGCCTCTGGTTTATCATCAAGATAAATATTCTCTCTTGATTAGTGATTTACTCTGTCGGGATTTTACCATTAATGCCCTGGCTTGGAATCCTGATATGGGAGTTTTAGATCCTGCTGATGGATTAAGAGACCTGCAACGAAGAGTTATCAGGAGTTTAGAGCCCGATGCCCGTTTCCAGGAAGATCCCCTAAGAATGTTAAGAGCAATCCGTATCGCTTGTGAGTTAAGATTTACTATAGATATAGAAATCGAAATGAGTATTATGGAACATGCTTTTTTAACTCATCGAGTTAGCCCTGAGCGAATAAGAGAAGAAATATGTTCAATTTTAAATGCTCCTGATGCACAAAGAGGGATAATGATGGTAAGGCAATATGGTTTGGAGCAATACATTTTTAGTATAGATAAGGTAAAAAAGGAATTATTGTTTAGTAAAGGAATGAAACAGCCATCCTTCTCGGGATTTAATGAACTTAGAGAAGATTTGTCTGCCCAACTTGCTCTTTGGGGAAGACTCTATTTTGGTTCCTGTCGCCAGGCGCAAATATTTTTCTTGCCCCTTATACATAGTCTAAGGTTTAATAGGAGAATAATAAAAAAGCTACAAATCCTTCTTAGCAGGGAATGGAAAGCAATGGATTTCAACTCTGGTATGAACATTCGCTTGCTAATAGCAAAGCTGGGAAAAGAAAATATCAAGAGCCTGTTTCATTTAAAGAAAACATTGCTGTTATCAGAACAAAATACTGATAAAATTAATAGTTTA
Proteins encoded in this region:
- a CDS encoding CCA tRNA nucleotidyltransferase; translation: MVIFFLDFPEIDKGKIPDDVLFILKRLEEAGFLSFLVGGCVRDLLYHKTGKDWDIVTYAKPEQVQKVFYDYKTLFIGRSFQTVTLVINSQIYHISTIRQEEKQKPLVYHQDKYSLLISDLLCRDFTINALAWNPDMGVLDPADGLRDLQRRVIRSLEPDARFQEDPLRMLRAIRIACELRFTIDIEIEMSIMEHAFLTHRVSPERIREEICSILNAPDAQRGIMMVRQYGLEQYIFSIDKVKKELLFSKGMKQPSFSGFNELREDLSAQLALWGRLYFGSCRQAQIFFLPLIHSLRFNRRIIKKLQILLSREWKAMDFNSGMNIRLLIAKLGKENIKSLFHLKKTLLLSEQNTDKINSLLKEEERLIKEELQKNPPVSLKDLAIKGEDLMRLGIPEGERIGEILRLLLNEILLSPENNNRDCLLSIVREIMGDSTE